A stretch of Panthera uncia isolate 11264 chromosome A1 unlocalized genomic scaffold, Puncia_PCG_1.0 HiC_scaffold_16, whole genome shotgun sequence DNA encodes these proteins:
- the F7 gene encoding coagulation factor VII, with amino-acid sequence MVSGSRGLALLCSLLGLQASLAAVFLTQEEAHGVLRRHRRANSFLEELRSGSLERECGEERCSFEEAREIFQNAERTKQFWVSYNDGDQCASNPCQNGGSCEDQLQSYICFCLENFEGRNCETNKKDQLICMNENGGCEQYCSDHAETRRSCRCHEGYALQDDGVSCAPTVEYPCGRMPVLEKRNGRDPQGRIVGGKVCPKGECPWQAALKLDGVLMCGGALLDAAWVVSAAHCFDRIRNWENLTVVLGEHDLHKEEGEEQERHVAQIIIPDKYIPRKTNHDIALLRLRTPVAFTNHVVPLCLPEKAFSERTLAFIRFSTVSGWGQLLDRGITALELMAIDVPRVMTQDCQEQSHRKAGSPAITENMFCAGYLDGSKDACKGDSGGPHATKFQGTWYLTGIVSWGEGCAAEGHFGVYTRVSQYIEWLRRLMSQSPTSGGLLRAPLP; translated from the exons ATGGTGTCTGGGTCCCGCGggctggccctcctctgctctctgctcGGCCTGCAGGCATCTCTGGCCGCAG TCTTCCTCACCCAGGAGGAGGCCCACGGCGTCCTGCGCAGGCACCGGCGCGCCAACTCGTTCCTGGAGGAACTGAGGTCCGGCTCCCTGGAGCGGGAGTGCGGGGAGGAGCGGTGCTCCTTTGAGGAGGCCCGGGAGATCTTCCAGAACGCCGAGAGGACG AAGCAGTTCTGGGTTTCTTACAACG ATGGGGACCAATGTGCCTCGAATCCGTGCCAGAACGGGGGTTCCTGTGAGGACCAGCTCCAGTCCTACATCTGCTTCTGCCTCGAAAATTTTGAGGGCCGGAACTGTGAGACAA ACAAGAAGGACCAGCTGATCTGTATGAACGAGAACGGAGGCTGTGAGCAGTACTGCAGCGACCATGCAGAGACCAGGCGCTCCTGCCGGTGCCACGAGGGGTACGCGCTCCAAGACGACGGGGTGTCCTGCGCTCCCACAG TGGAGTATCCGTGTGGAAGAATGCCtgttctggaaaagagaaatggcCGCGACCCCCAAGGCCGAATTGTGGGTGGCAAGGTGTGCCCCAAAGGAGAGTGTCCCTGGCAG GCTGCACTGAAGCTGGACGGCGTGCTGATGTGTGGGGGCGCCTTGCTCGACGCTGCCTGGGTGGTCTCTGCAGCCCACTGCTTCGACAGAATCAGGAACTGGGAGAACCTGACGGTGGTGCTGG GCGAGCACGACCTCCACAAGGAGGAGGGCGAGGAGCAGGAGCGGCACGTCGCCCAGATCATCATCCCCGACAAGTACATCCCCCGCAAGACGAACCATGACATCGCCCTGCTGCGCCTGCGGACGCCCGTGGCCTTCACCAACCACGTCGTGCCCCTGTGTCTGCCCGAGAAGGCCTTCTCCGAGAGGACGCTGGCCTTCATCCGCTTCTCCACCGTCAGTGGCTGGGGCCAGCTGCTGGACAGGGGCATCACGGCCCTTGAGCTCATGGCCATCGATGTGCCCCGGGTGATGACCCAGGACTGCCAGGAGCAGTCACACAGGAAGGCGGGCTCTCCAGCAATCACCGAGAACATGTTCTGCGCCGGCTACCTGGACGGGAGCAAGGATGCCTGCAAGGGGGACAGCGGGGGCCCGCACGCCACCAAGTTCCAGGGCACCTGGTACCTGACGGGGATTGTCAGCTGGGGGGAGGGCTGTGCGGCTGAAGGTCACTTCGGGGTGTACACCAGGGTCTCCCAGTACATCGAGTGGCTGCGCAGGCTCATGAGCCAGAGCCCAACCTCGGGAGGCCTCCTCCGGGCCCCGCTGCCCTAG
- the F10 gene encoding coagulation factor X: MAGPRCLVLLSALLTCLLLLGDSVFLPPEHASSVLGRVRRANSFWEEMKKGNLERECMEETCSFEEAREVFEDTTKTTEFWNKYKDGDQCESNPCQNQGKCMDSLGGYTCTCLEGYEGKNCELSMRKACSLDNGDCDQFCSEEQGSVVCACASGYVLADDGKSCVSTGPFPCGKHTPTRRRRSAETAHGGEGPSEASEADVQDQHPEDLPPTDSPLYLQPFNKTEASPVEDSSNLIRIVGGQNCPDGECPWQALLINEENEGFCGGTILSEYHILTAAHCLHQAKRFKVRVGERDTGIEEGNEVAHEVDVIIKHNKFVRETYDFDIAVIRLRTPITFRRNVAPACLPQKDWAESTLMAQKTGIVSGFGKTHEKGRPSAILKMLEVPYVDRNTCKLSSSFTITQNMFCAGYDTNPEDACQGDSGGPHVTRFKDTYFVTGIVSWGEGCARKGKYGIYTKVTNFLKWIDKSMRARAGAQG, encoded by the exons ATGGCGGGCCCACGGTGCCTTGTCCTGCTCAGCGCCTTGCTGACCTGCCTCCTGCTCCTGGGGGACAGTG TGTTCCTTCCCCCGGAGCATGCCAGCAGCGTCCTGGGGAGGGTCCGCAGGGCCAACTCGTTTTgggaagagatgaagaaagggaaCCTGGAGAGAGAGTGTATGGAGGAGACGTGCTCGTTTGAGGAGGCCCGCGAGGTCTTCGAGGACACCACCAAGACG actGAATTCTGGAATAAATACAAAG ATGGAGACCAGTGTGAAAGCAACCCTTGCCAGAACCAGGGCAAATGCATGGACAGCCTCGGGGGATACACGTGCACCTGCTTGGAAGGATACGAAGGCAAAAACTGTGAATTGT CCATGCGGAAAGCCTGCAGCCTGGACAACGGTGACTGTGACCAGTTCTGCAGTGAGGAGCAGGGCTCCGTGGTGTGCGCCTGCGCCAGCGGCTACGTCCTCGCGGATGACGGCAAATCCTGCGTCTCCACCG GGCCTTTCCCCTGTGGGAAACACACTCCGACGCGCAGGAGGAGGTCAGCCGAGACTGCCCATGGCGGTGAGGGTCCCTCTGAAGCCTCTGAAGCAGACGTGCAGGACCAGCACCCTGAAGACCTGCCTCCCACCGACAGCCCTCTGTACCTGCAGCCCTTCAACAAGACGGAGGCCAGCCCCGTGGAGGACTCAAGCAACCTGATCCGGATCGTGGGTGGGCAGAACTGCCCAGATGGCGAGTGTCCCTGGCAG GCCCTGCTCATCAACGAAGAGAATGAGGGGTTTTGCGGCGGCACCATCCTGAGCGAGTACCACATCCTCACTGCAGCGCACTGTCTGCACCAGGCCAAGAGATTCAAGGTGAGGGTAG GTGAACGGGACacgggcatcgaggagggcaacGAGGTGGCGCACGAGGTGGACGTGATCATCAAGCACAACAAGTTTGTCCGGGAGACCTATGACTTCGACATCGCTGTCATCAGGCTGAGGACGCCCATCACCTTCCGCAGGAATGTGGCCCCCGCCTGTCTGCCCCAGAAGGACTGGGCCGAGTCCACACTCATGGCGCAGAAGACGGGCATCGTGAGCGGGTTCGGGAAGACTCACGAGAAGGGCCGGCCATCCGCCATCCTCAAGATGCTGGAGGTGCCCTACGTGGACAGGAACACGTGCAAGCTGTCCAGCAGCTTCACCATCACCCAGAACATGTTCTGCGCCGGCTACGACACGAACCCCGAGGATGCCTGTCAGGGGGACAGCGGGGGCCCCCACGTCACCCGGTTCAAGGACACCTACTTCGTCACTGGCATCGTCAGCTGGGGAGAAGGATGCGCGCGGAAAGGGAAGTACGGCATCTACACCAAGGTCACCAACTTCCTCAAGTGGATTGACAAGTCCATGAGGGCCAGAGCCGGGGCCCAAGGCTGA
- the PCID2 gene encoding PCI domain-containing protein 2 isoform X7 yields the protein MLFLVNQLFKIYFKINKLHLCKPLIRAIDSSNLKDDYSTAQRVTFRYYVGRKAMFDSDFKQAEEYLSFAFEHCHRSSQKNKRMILIYLLPVKMLLGHMPTIELLRKYHLMQFAEVTKAVSEGNLLLLNEALTKHETFFIRCGIFLILEKLKIITYRNLFKKVYLLLRTHQLSLDAFLVALKFMRVEDVDIDEVQCILANLIYMGHIKGYISHQHQKLVVSKQNPFPPLSTVC from the exons ATGCTGTTCTTGGTGAACCAGCTATTCAAGATCTACTTTAAG ATAAACAAGCTGCACTTGTGCAAGCCCCTCATCAGAGCCATCGACAGCTCCAACCTGAAGGACGACTACAGCACCGCCCAGAGGGTGACGTTCAGGTACTACGTCGGGCGCAAGGCCATGTTCGACAGTGACTTCAAGCAAG CCGAGGAGTACCTGTCCTTTGCCTTCGAGCACTGCCACCGCTCGAGTCAGAAGAACAAACGGATGATTCTCATCTATTTACTCCCAGTGAAAATGCTGCTG GGTCATATGCCGACCATCGAGCTGTTGAGAAAGTATCACCTCATGCAGTTTGCCGAAGTGACCAAAGCTGTCAG CGAAGGCAATCTTCTGCTGTTGAACGAGGCTCTGACGAAGCACGAGACCTTCTTTATCCGCTGTGGCATTTTCCTTATCCTTGAGAAGCTGAAGATCATCACCTACAGGAATCTCTTCAAGAAAGT gtaCCTGCTGCTCAGAACACACCAGTTGTCTCTGGACGCTTTCCTGGTTGCCTTGAAGTTCATGCGAGTGGAGGACGTGGACATCGATGAGGTCCAGTGCATCCTGGCCAACCTGATCTACATG GGCCACATTAAAGGCTACATATCACATCAGCATCAGAAGCTGGTTGTTAGCAAGCAGAACCCGTTCCCCCCGCTGTCGACAGTGTGTTGA
- the PCID2 gene encoding PCI domain-containing protein 2 isoform X6, translating to MLEKAAELLMSCFRVCASDTRAGIEDSKKWGMLFLVNQLFKIYFKINKLHLCKPLIRAIDSSNLKDDYSTAQRVTFRYYVGRKAMFDSDFKQAEEYLSFAFEHCHRSSQKNKRMILIYLLPVKMLLGHMPTIELLRKYHLMQFAEVTKAVSEGNLLLLNEALTKHETFFIRCGIFLILEKLKIITYRNLFKKVYLLLRTHQLSLDAFLVALKFMRVEDVDIDEVQCILANLIYMGHIKGYISHQHQKLVVSKQNPFPPLSTVC from the exons TCGGGCTGGCATCGAGGACTCTAAGAAGTGGGGGATGCTGTTCTTGGTGAACCAGCTATTCAAGATCTACTTTAAG ATAAACAAGCTGCACTTGTGCAAGCCCCTCATCAGAGCCATCGACAGCTCCAACCTGAAGGACGACTACAGCACCGCCCAGAGGGTGACGTTCAGGTACTACGTCGGGCGCAAGGCCATGTTCGACAGTGACTTCAAGCAAG CCGAGGAGTACCTGTCCTTTGCCTTCGAGCACTGCCACCGCTCGAGTCAGAAGAACAAACGGATGATTCTCATCTATTTACTCCCAGTGAAAATGCTGCTG GGTCATATGCCGACCATCGAGCTGTTGAGAAAGTATCACCTCATGCAGTTTGCCGAAGTGACCAAAGCTGTCAG CGAAGGCAATCTTCTGCTGTTGAACGAGGCTCTGACGAAGCACGAGACCTTCTTTATCCGCTGTGGCATTTTCCTTATCCTTGAGAAGCTGAAGATCATCACCTACAGGAATCTCTTCAAGAAAGT gtaCCTGCTGCTCAGAACACACCAGTTGTCTCTGGACGCTTTCCTGGTTGCCTTGAAGTTCATGCGAGTGGAGGACGTGGACATCGATGAGGTCCAGTGCATCCTGGCCAACCTGATCTACATG GGCCACATTAAAGGCTACATATCACATCAGCATCAGAAGCTGGTTGTTAGCAAGCAGAACCCGTTCCCCCCGCTGTCGACAGTGTGTTGA